One Tursiops truncatus isolate mTurTru1 chromosome 3, mTurTru1.mat.Y, whole genome shotgun sequence DNA segment encodes these proteins:
- the RNF126 gene encoding E3 ubiquitin-protein ligase RNF126 isoform X9: MGRPRAGPAGGRTRWCSGFGPPPRVALLRPAVLWMTPVFLSEVSLSRVGGRGQDLAAASEGHQDGETEACSREVMFEQTQLPRGSKPGLHLPKMRVWLYRGASRRDQECREWLGPLHSPHGPEPAAVRGERFEIPTFPPGAQADDGRDPESRREREQHSRHRYGARQPRARLTARRTTGRHEGVPTLEGIIQQLVNGIITPATIPNLGLGPWGVLHSNPMDYAWGANGLDAIITQLLNQFENTGPPPADKEKIQALPTIPVTEEHVGSGLECPVCKDDYGLGERVRQLPCNHLFHDGCIVPWLEQHDSCPVCRKSLTGQNTATDPPGLAGVSFSSSSSSSSSSPGNENPASSS; this comes from the exons ATGGGGCGTCCGCGGGCGGGCCCCGCGGGTGGGCGGACCAGGTGGTGTTCGGGGTTTGGCCCACCACCACGGGTGGCCTTGTTGAGGCCTGCTGTCCTGTGGATGACCCCTGTCTTCCTCTCAGAAGTGTCCCTGAGCAGGGTCGGAGGACGGGGACAGGACCTGGCAGCTGCCTCGGAGGGCCATCAGG ATGGGGAGACCGAGGCTTGCAGCCGGGAGGTGATGTTTGAGCAGACCCAGCTTCCAAGAGGGAGCAAGCCAG GATTACATCTGCCCAAGATGCGAGTCTGGCTTTATCGAGGAGCTTCCAGAAGAGACCAG GAGTGCAGAGAATGGCTCGGCCCCCTCCACAGCCCCCACGGACCAGAGCCGGCAGCCGTTCGAGGTGAGCG CTTCGAGATTCCCACCTTCCCCCCCGGGGCACAGGCCGACGACGGCAGGGACCCCGAGAGCCGGCGGGAGAGAGAGCAGCACTCCCGGCACCGGTACGGCGCCCGGCAGCCCCGCGCCCGCCTCACCGCGAGGCGGACCACCGGCCGGCACGAAGGCGTCCCCACGCTGGAAGG GATCATCCAGCAGCTGGTCAACGGCATCATCACCCCGGCCACCATCCCCAACCTGGGCCTGGGCCCCTG GGGCGTCCTGCATTCAAACCCAATGGACTACGCCTGGGGGGCCAACGGCCTGGATGCGATCATCACGCAG CTCCTCAATCAGTTTGAAAACACGGGTCCCCCACCCgcagacaaagagaaaatccagGCCCTCCCCACCATCCCCGTGACCGAGGAGCACGTAG GCTCCGGGCTGGAGTGCCCCGTGTGCAAGGACGACTACGGGTTGGGCGAGCGCGTGCGGCAGCTGCCCTGCAACCACCTCTTCCACGACGGCTGCATCGTGCCCTGGCTGGAGCAG CACGACAGCTGCCCCGTCTGCCGAAAGAGCCTCACAGGACAGAACACGGCCACCGACCCCCCGGGCCTGGCGGGCGTGAgcttctcctcctcctcgtcGTCCTCCTCCAGCTCGCCCGGTAACGAGAACCCAGCCAGCAGCTCCTGA
- the RNF126 gene encoding E3 ubiquitin-protein ligase RNF126 isoform X4: MRSLRLGTDGETEACSREVMFEQTQLPRGSKPGLHLPKMRVWLYRGASRRDQECREWLGPLHSPHGPEPAAVRGERATGTLLSASLMTASRFPPSPPGHRPTTAGTPRAGGRESSTPGTGTAPGSPAPASPRGGPPAGTKASPRWKGEGARGRPRAGRSGLRARPTPLRQSSQLSFQEVLWARRCGCWLRGCPLGRAVPRWVRLARGAVCPLPACPPPPPPPPIVLLRGASAPWASSSAEMRWSTPRRAVPGAGEQWIIQQLVNGIITPATIPNLGLGPWGVLHSNPMDYAWGANGLDAIITQLLNQFENTGPPPADKEKIQALPTIPVTEEHVGSGLECPVCKDDYGLGERVRQLPCNHLFHDGCIVPWLEQHDSCPVCRKSLTGQNTATDPPGLAGVSFSSSSSSSSSSPGNENPASSS; this comes from the exons ATGAGGAGTCTTCGGCTAGGAACAG ATGGGGAGACCGAGGCTTGCAGCCGGGAGGTGATGTTTGAGCAGACCCAGCTTCCAAGAGGGAGCAAGCCAG GATTACATCTGCCCAAGATGCGAGTCTGGCTTTATCGAGGAGCTTCCAGAAGAGACCAG GAGTGCAGAGAATGGCTCGGCCCCCTCCACAGCCCCCACGGACCAGAGCCGGCAGCCGTTCGAGGTGAGCG GGCTACGGGCACTTTGCTTTCGGCATCTTTGATGACAGCTTCGAGATTCCCACCTTCCCCCCCGGGGCACAGGCCGACGACGGCAGGGACCCCGAGAGCCGGCGGGAGAGAGAGCAGCACTCCCGGCACCGGTACGGCGCCCGGCAGCCCCGCGCCCGCCTCACCGCGAGGCGGACCACCGGCCGGCACGAAGGCGTCCCCACGCTGGAAGGGTGAGGGGGCCCGGGGGCGGCCGCGGGCGGGACGCTCGGGGCTTCGAGCCCGCCCCACCCCGCTCAGGCAGAGCAGCCAGCTATCCTTCCAGGAGGTTCTGTGGGCACGGAGGTGTGGGTGCTGGCTCAGGGGCTGTCCCCTGGGCAGGGCAGTTCCCCGGTGGGTCCGGCTGGCCCGAGGAGCTGTGTGCCCactgcctgcctgccctcccccaccgcccccgcccccaatCGTCCTTCTCAGAGGGGCCTCCGCCCCATGGGCATCTTCATCTGCTGAGATGCGCTGGTCCACGCCCAGACGAGCCGTCCCGGGTGCAGGCGAGCAGTG GATCATCCAGCAGCTGGTCAACGGCATCATCACCCCGGCCACCATCCCCAACCTGGGCCTGGGCCCCTG GGGCGTCCTGCATTCAAACCCAATGGACTACGCCTGGGGGGCCAACGGCCTGGATGCGATCATCACGCAG CTCCTCAATCAGTTTGAAAACACGGGTCCCCCACCCgcagacaaagagaaaatccagGCCCTCCCCACCATCCCCGTGACCGAGGAGCACGTAG GCTCCGGGCTGGAGTGCCCCGTGTGCAAGGACGACTACGGGTTGGGCGAGCGCGTGCGGCAGCTGCCCTGCAACCACCTCTTCCACGACGGCTGCATCGTGCCCTGGCTGGAGCAG CACGACAGCTGCCCCGTCTGCCGAAAGAGCCTCACAGGACAGAACACGGCCACCGACCCCCCGGGCCTGGCGGGCGTGAgcttctcctcctcctcgtcGTCCTCCTCCAGCTCGCCCGGTAACGAGAACCCAGCCAGCAGCTCCTGA
- the RNF126 gene encoding E3 ubiquitin-protein ligase RNF126 isoform X8, whose translation MGRPRAGPAGGRTRWCSGFGPPPRVALLRPAVLWMTPVFLSEVSLSRVGGRGQDLAAASEGHQDGETEACSREVMFEQTQLPRGSKPGLHLPKMRVWLYRGASRRDQECREWLGPLHSPHGPEPAAVRGRRRQGPREPAGERAALPAPVRRPAAPRPPHREADHRPARRRPHAGRDHPAAGQRHHHPGHHPQPGPGPLVSRWGGPPVPCPAPLPLEPQTSLTRGVLHSNPMDYAWGANGLDAIITQLLNQFENTGPPPADKEKIQALPTIPVTEEHVGSGLECPVCKDDYGLGERVRQLPCNHLFHDGCIVPWLEQHDSCPVCRKSLTGQNTATDPPGLAGVSFSSSSSSSSSSPGNENPASSS comes from the exons ATGGGGCGTCCGCGGGCGGGCCCCGCGGGTGGGCGGACCAGGTGGTGTTCGGGGTTTGGCCCACCACCACGGGTGGCCTTGTTGAGGCCTGCTGTCCTGTGGATGACCCCTGTCTTCCTCTCAGAAGTGTCCCTGAGCAGGGTCGGAGGACGGGGACAGGACCTGGCAGCTGCCTCGGAGGGCCATCAGG ATGGGGAGACCGAGGCTTGCAGCCGGGAGGTGATGTTTGAGCAGACCCAGCTTCCAAGAGGGAGCAAGCCAG GATTACATCTGCCCAAGATGCGAGTCTGGCTTTATCGAGGAGCTTCCAGAAGAGACCAG GAGTGCAGAGAATGGCTCGGCCCCCTCCACAGCCCCCACGGACCAGAGCCGGCAGCCGTTCGAG GCCGACGACGGCAGGGACCCCGAGAGCCGGCGGGAGAGAGAGCAGCACTCCCGGCACCGGTACGGCGCCCGGCAGCCCCGCGCCCGCCTCACCGCGAGGCGGACCACCGGCCGGCACGAAGGCGTCCCCACGCTGGAAGG GATCATCCAGCAGCTGGTCAACGGCATCATCACCCCGGCCACCATCCCCAACCTGGGCCTGGGCCCCTGGTGAGTAGGTGGGGGGGTCCCCCTGTGCCCTGTCCGGCCCCTCTGCCACTTGAACCCCAGACTTCTTTGACCAGGGGCGTCCTGCATTCAAACCCAATGGACTACGCCTGGGGGGCCAACGGCCTGGATGCGATCATCACGCAG CTCCTCAATCAGTTTGAAAACACGGGTCCCCCACCCgcagacaaagagaaaatccagGCCCTCCCCACCATCCCCGTGACCGAGGAGCACGTAG GCTCCGGGCTGGAGTGCCCCGTGTGCAAGGACGACTACGGGTTGGGCGAGCGCGTGCGGCAGCTGCCCTGCAACCACCTCTTCCACGACGGCTGCATCGTGCCCTGGCTGGAGCAG CACGACAGCTGCCCCGTCTGCCGAAAGAGCCTCACAGGACAGAACACGGCCACCGACCCCCCGGGCCTGGCGGGCGTGAgcttctcctcctcctcgtcGTCCTCCTCCAGCTCGCCCGGTAACGAGAACCCAGCCAGCAGCTCCTGA
- the RNF126 gene encoding E3 ubiquitin-protein ligase RNF126 isoform X11, whose product MAEASPQPGRYFCHCCSVEIVPRLPDYICPRCESGFIEELPEETRSAENGSAPSTAPTDQSRQPFEGYGHFAFGIFDDSFEIPTFPPGAQADDGRDPESRREREQHSRHRYGARQPRARLTARRTTGRHEGVPTLEGIIQQLVNGIITPATIPNLGLGPWGVLHSNPMDYAWGANGLDAIITQLLNQFENTGPPPADKEKIQALPTIPVTEEHVGSGLECPVCKDDYGLGERVRQLPCNHLFHDGCIVPWLEQHDSCPVCRKSLTGQNTATDPPGLAGVSFSSSSSSSSSSPGNENPASSS is encoded by the exons GATTACATCTGCCCAAGATGCGAGTCTGGCTTTATCGAGGAGCTTCCAGAAGAGACCAG GAGTGCAGAGAATGGCTCGGCCCCCTCCACAGCCCCCACGGACCAGAGCCGGCAGCCGTTCGAG GGCTACGGGCACTTTGCTTTCGGCATCTTTGATGACAGCTTCGAGATTCCCACCTTCCCCCCCGGGGCACAGGCCGACGACGGCAGGGACCCCGAGAGCCGGCGGGAGAGAGAGCAGCACTCCCGGCACCGGTACGGCGCCCGGCAGCCCCGCGCCCGCCTCACCGCGAGGCGGACCACCGGCCGGCACGAAGGCGTCCCCACGCTGGAAGG GATCATCCAGCAGCTGGTCAACGGCATCATCACCCCGGCCACCATCCCCAACCTGGGCCTGGGCCCCTG GGGCGTCCTGCATTCAAACCCAATGGACTACGCCTGGGGGGCCAACGGCCTGGATGCGATCATCACGCAG CTCCTCAATCAGTTTGAAAACACGGGTCCCCCACCCgcagacaaagagaaaatccagGCCCTCCCCACCATCCCCGTGACCGAGGAGCACGTAG GCTCCGGGCTGGAGTGCCCCGTGTGCAAGGACGACTACGGGTTGGGCGAGCGCGTGCGGCAGCTGCCCTGCAACCACCTCTTCCACGACGGCTGCATCGTGCCCTGGCTGGAGCAG CACGACAGCTGCCCCGTCTGCCGAAAGAGCCTCACAGGACAGAACACGGCCACCGACCCCCCGGGCCTGGCGGGCGTGAgcttctcctcctcctcgtcGTCCTCCTCCAGCTCGCCCGGTAACGAGAACCCAGCCAGCAGCTCCTGA
- the RNF126 gene encoding E3 ubiquitin-protein ligase RNF126 isoform X1, producing the protein MGRPRAGPAGGRTRWCSGFGPPPRVALLRPAVLWMTPVFLSEVSLSRVGGRGQDLAAASEGHQDGETEACSREVMFEQTQLPRGSKPGLHLPKMRVWLYRGASRRDQECREWLGPLHSPHGPEPAAVRGERATGTLLSASLMTASRFPPSPPGHRPTTAGTPRAGGRESSTPGTGTAPGSPAPASPRGGPPAGTKASPRWKGEGARGRPRAGRSGLRARPTPLRQSSQLSFQEVLWARRCGCWLRGCPLGRAVPRWVRLARGAVCPLPACPPPPPPPPIVLLRGASAPWASSSAEMRWSTPRRAVPGAGEQWIIQQLVNGIITPATIPNLGLGPWGVLHSNPMDYAWGANGLDAIITQLLNQFENTGPPPADKEKIQALPTIPVTEEHVGSGLECPVCKDDYGLGERVRQLPCNHLFHDGCIVPWLEQHDSCPVCRKSLTGQNTATDPPGLAGVSFSSSSSSSSSSPGNENPASSS; encoded by the exons ATGGGGCGTCCGCGGGCGGGCCCCGCGGGTGGGCGGACCAGGTGGTGTTCGGGGTTTGGCCCACCACCACGGGTGGCCTTGTTGAGGCCTGCTGTCCTGTGGATGACCCCTGTCTTCCTCTCAGAAGTGTCCCTGAGCAGGGTCGGAGGACGGGGACAGGACCTGGCAGCTGCCTCGGAGGGCCATCAGG ATGGGGAGACCGAGGCTTGCAGCCGGGAGGTGATGTTTGAGCAGACCCAGCTTCCAAGAGGGAGCAAGCCAG GATTACATCTGCCCAAGATGCGAGTCTGGCTTTATCGAGGAGCTTCCAGAAGAGACCAG GAGTGCAGAGAATGGCTCGGCCCCCTCCACAGCCCCCACGGACCAGAGCCGGCAGCCGTTCGAGGTGAGCG GGCTACGGGCACTTTGCTTTCGGCATCTTTGATGACAGCTTCGAGATTCCCACCTTCCCCCCCGGGGCACAGGCCGACGACGGCAGGGACCCCGAGAGCCGGCGGGAGAGAGAGCAGCACTCCCGGCACCGGTACGGCGCCCGGCAGCCCCGCGCCCGCCTCACCGCGAGGCGGACCACCGGCCGGCACGAAGGCGTCCCCACGCTGGAAGGGTGAGGGGGCCCGGGGGCGGCCGCGGGCGGGACGCTCGGGGCTTCGAGCCCGCCCCACCCCGCTCAGGCAGAGCAGCCAGCTATCCTTCCAGGAGGTTCTGTGGGCACGGAGGTGTGGGTGCTGGCTCAGGGGCTGTCCCCTGGGCAGGGCAGTTCCCCGGTGGGTCCGGCTGGCCCGAGGAGCTGTGTGCCCactgcctgcctgccctcccccaccgcccccgcccccaatCGTCCTTCTCAGAGGGGCCTCCGCCCCATGGGCATCTTCATCTGCTGAGATGCGCTGGTCCACGCCCAGACGAGCCGTCCCGGGTGCAGGCGAGCAGTG GATCATCCAGCAGCTGGTCAACGGCATCATCACCCCGGCCACCATCCCCAACCTGGGCCTGGGCCCCTG GGGCGTCCTGCATTCAAACCCAATGGACTACGCCTGGGGGGCCAACGGCCTGGATGCGATCATCACGCAG CTCCTCAATCAGTTTGAAAACACGGGTCCCCCACCCgcagacaaagagaaaatccagGCCCTCCCCACCATCCCCGTGACCGAGGAGCACGTAG GCTCCGGGCTGGAGTGCCCCGTGTGCAAGGACGACTACGGGTTGGGCGAGCGCGTGCGGCAGCTGCCCTGCAACCACCTCTTCCACGACGGCTGCATCGTGCCCTGGCTGGAGCAG CACGACAGCTGCCCCGTCTGCCGAAAGAGCCTCACAGGACAGAACACGGCCACCGACCCCCCGGGCCTGGCGGGCGTGAgcttctcctcctcctcgtcGTCCTCCTCCAGCTCGCCCGGTAACGAGAACCCAGCCAGCAGCTCCTGA
- the RNF126 gene encoding E3 ubiquitin-protein ligase RNF126 isoform X2: MGRPRAGPAGGRTRWCSGFGPPPRVALLRPAVLWMTPVFLSEVSLSRVGGRGQDLAAASEGHQDGETEACSREVMFEQTQLPRGSKPGLHLPKMRVWLYRGASRRDQECREWLGPLHSPHGPEPAAVRASRFPPSPPGHRPTTAGTPRAGGRESSTPGTGTAPGSPAPASPRGGPPAGTKASPRWKGEGARGRPRAGRSGLRARPTPLRQSSQLSFQEVLWARRCGCWLRGCPLGRAVPRWVRLARGAVCPLPACPPPPPPPPIVLLRGASAPWASSSAEMRWSTPRRAVPGAGEQWIIQQLVNGIITPATIPNLGLGPWGVLHSNPMDYAWGANGLDAIITQLLNQFENTGPPPADKEKIQALPTIPVTEEHVGSGLECPVCKDDYGLGERVRQLPCNHLFHDGCIVPWLEQHDSCPVCRKSLTGQNTATDPPGLAGVSFSSSSSSSSSSPGNENPASSS, translated from the exons ATGGGGCGTCCGCGGGCGGGCCCCGCGGGTGGGCGGACCAGGTGGTGTTCGGGGTTTGGCCCACCACCACGGGTGGCCTTGTTGAGGCCTGCTGTCCTGTGGATGACCCCTGTCTTCCTCTCAGAAGTGTCCCTGAGCAGGGTCGGAGGACGGGGACAGGACCTGGCAGCTGCCTCGGAGGGCCATCAGG ATGGGGAGACCGAGGCTTGCAGCCGGGAGGTGATGTTTGAGCAGACCCAGCTTCCAAGAGGGAGCAAGCCAG GATTACATCTGCCCAAGATGCGAGTCTGGCTTTATCGAGGAGCTTCCAGAAGAGACCAG GAGTGCAGAGAATGGCTCGGCCCCCTCCACAGCCCCCACGGACCAGAGCCGGCAGCCGTTCGAG CTTCGAGATTCCCACCTTCCCCCCCGGGGCACAGGCCGACGACGGCAGGGACCCCGAGAGCCGGCGGGAGAGAGAGCAGCACTCCCGGCACCGGTACGGCGCCCGGCAGCCCCGCGCCCGCCTCACCGCGAGGCGGACCACCGGCCGGCACGAAGGCGTCCCCACGCTGGAAGGGTGAGGGGGCCCGGGGGCGGCCGCGGGCGGGACGCTCGGGGCTTCGAGCCCGCCCCACCCCGCTCAGGCAGAGCAGCCAGCTATCCTTCCAGGAGGTTCTGTGGGCACGGAGGTGTGGGTGCTGGCTCAGGGGCTGTCCCCTGGGCAGGGCAGTTCCCCGGTGGGTCCGGCTGGCCCGAGGAGCTGTGTGCCCactgcctgcctgccctcccccaccgcccccgcccccaatCGTCCTTCTCAGAGGGGCCTCCGCCCCATGGGCATCTTCATCTGCTGAGATGCGCTGGTCCACGCCCAGACGAGCCGTCCCGGGTGCAGGCGAGCAGTG GATCATCCAGCAGCTGGTCAACGGCATCATCACCCCGGCCACCATCCCCAACCTGGGCCTGGGCCCCTG GGGCGTCCTGCATTCAAACCCAATGGACTACGCCTGGGGGGCCAACGGCCTGGATGCGATCATCACGCAG CTCCTCAATCAGTTTGAAAACACGGGTCCCCCACCCgcagacaaagagaaaatccagGCCCTCCCCACCATCCCCGTGACCGAGGAGCACGTAG GCTCCGGGCTGGAGTGCCCCGTGTGCAAGGACGACTACGGGTTGGGCGAGCGCGTGCGGCAGCTGCCCTGCAACCACCTCTTCCACGACGGCTGCATCGTGCCCTGGCTGGAGCAG CACGACAGCTGCCCCGTCTGCCGAAAGAGCCTCACAGGACAGAACACGGCCACCGACCCCCCGGGCCTGGCGGGCGTGAgcttctcctcctcctcgtcGTCCTCCTCCAGCTCGCCCGGTAACGAGAACCCAGCCAGCAGCTCCTGA
- the RNF126 gene encoding E3 ubiquitin-protein ligase RNF126 isoform X3, which translates to MGRPRAGPAGGRTRWCSGFGPPPRVALLRPAVLWMTPVFLSEVSLSRVGGRGQDLAAASEGHQDGETEACSREVMFEQTQLPRGSKPGLHLPKMRVWLYRGASRRDQECREWLGPLHSPHGPEPAAVRGERPTTAGTPRAGGRESSTPGTGTAPGSPAPASPRGGPPAGTKASPRWKGEGARGRPRAGRSGLRARPTPLRQSSQLSFQEVLWARRCGCWLRGCPLGRAVPRWVRLARGAVCPLPACPPPPPPPPIVLLRGASAPWASSSAEMRWSTPRRAVPGAGEQWIIQQLVNGIITPATIPNLGLGPWGVLHSNPMDYAWGANGLDAIITQLLNQFENTGPPPADKEKIQALPTIPVTEEHVGSGLECPVCKDDYGLGERVRQLPCNHLFHDGCIVPWLEQHDSCPVCRKSLTGQNTATDPPGLAGVSFSSSSSSSSSSPGNENPASSS; encoded by the exons ATGGGGCGTCCGCGGGCGGGCCCCGCGGGTGGGCGGACCAGGTGGTGTTCGGGGTTTGGCCCACCACCACGGGTGGCCTTGTTGAGGCCTGCTGTCCTGTGGATGACCCCTGTCTTCCTCTCAGAAGTGTCCCTGAGCAGGGTCGGAGGACGGGGACAGGACCTGGCAGCTGCCTCGGAGGGCCATCAGG ATGGGGAGACCGAGGCTTGCAGCCGGGAGGTGATGTTTGAGCAGACCCAGCTTCCAAGAGGGAGCAAGCCAG GATTACATCTGCCCAAGATGCGAGTCTGGCTTTATCGAGGAGCTTCCAGAAGAGACCAG GAGTGCAGAGAATGGCTCGGCCCCCTCCACAGCCCCCACGGACCAGAGCCGGCAGCCGTTCGAGGTGAGCG GCCGACGACGGCAGGGACCCCGAGAGCCGGCGGGAGAGAGAGCAGCACTCCCGGCACCGGTACGGCGCCCGGCAGCCCCGCGCCCGCCTCACCGCGAGGCGGACCACCGGCCGGCACGAAGGCGTCCCCACGCTGGAAGGGTGAGGGGGCCCGGGGGCGGCCGCGGGCGGGACGCTCGGGGCTTCGAGCCCGCCCCACCCCGCTCAGGCAGAGCAGCCAGCTATCCTTCCAGGAGGTTCTGTGGGCACGGAGGTGTGGGTGCTGGCTCAGGGGCTGTCCCCTGGGCAGGGCAGTTCCCCGGTGGGTCCGGCTGGCCCGAGGAGCTGTGTGCCCactgcctgcctgccctcccccaccgcccccgcccccaatCGTCCTTCTCAGAGGGGCCTCCGCCCCATGGGCATCTTCATCTGCTGAGATGCGCTGGTCCACGCCCAGACGAGCCGTCCCGGGTGCAGGCGAGCAGTG GATCATCCAGCAGCTGGTCAACGGCATCATCACCCCGGCCACCATCCCCAACCTGGGCCTGGGCCCCTG GGGCGTCCTGCATTCAAACCCAATGGACTACGCCTGGGGGGCCAACGGCCTGGATGCGATCATCACGCAG CTCCTCAATCAGTTTGAAAACACGGGTCCCCCACCCgcagacaaagagaaaatccagGCCCTCCCCACCATCCCCGTGACCGAGGAGCACGTAG GCTCCGGGCTGGAGTGCCCCGTGTGCAAGGACGACTACGGGTTGGGCGAGCGCGTGCGGCAGCTGCCCTGCAACCACCTCTTCCACGACGGCTGCATCGTGCCCTGGCTGGAGCAG CACGACAGCTGCCCCGTCTGCCGAAAGAGCCTCACAGGACAGAACACGGCCACCGACCCCCCGGGCCTGGCGGGCGTGAgcttctcctcctcctcgtcGTCCTCCTCCAGCTCGCCCGGTAACGAGAACCCAGCCAGCAGCTCCTGA
- the RNF126 gene encoding E3 ubiquitin-protein ligase RNF126 isoform X12 gives MAEASPQPGRYFCHCCSVEIVPRLPDYICPRCESGFIEELPEETRSAENGSAPSTAPTDQSRQPFEADDGRDPESRREREQHSRHRYGARQPRARLTARRTTGRHEGVPTLEGIIQQLVNGIITPATIPNLGLGPWGVLHSNPMDYAWGANGLDAIITQLLNQFENTGPPPADKEKIQALPTIPVTEEHVGSGLECPVCKDDYGLGERVRQLPCNHLFHDGCIVPWLEQHDSCPVCRKSLTGQNTATDPPGLAGVSFSSSSSSSSSSPGNENPASSS, from the exons GATTACATCTGCCCAAGATGCGAGTCTGGCTTTATCGAGGAGCTTCCAGAAGAGACCAG GAGTGCAGAGAATGGCTCGGCCCCCTCCACAGCCCCCACGGACCAGAGCCGGCAGCCGTTCGAG GCCGACGACGGCAGGGACCCCGAGAGCCGGCGGGAGAGAGAGCAGCACTCCCGGCACCGGTACGGCGCCCGGCAGCCCCGCGCCCGCCTCACCGCGAGGCGGACCACCGGCCGGCACGAAGGCGTCCCCACGCTGGAAGG GATCATCCAGCAGCTGGTCAACGGCATCATCACCCCGGCCACCATCCCCAACCTGGGCCTGGGCCCCTG GGGCGTCCTGCATTCAAACCCAATGGACTACGCCTGGGGGGCCAACGGCCTGGATGCGATCATCACGCAG CTCCTCAATCAGTTTGAAAACACGGGTCCCCCACCCgcagacaaagagaaaatccagGCCCTCCCCACCATCCCCGTGACCGAGGAGCACGTAG GCTCCGGGCTGGAGTGCCCCGTGTGCAAGGACGACTACGGGTTGGGCGAGCGCGTGCGGCAGCTGCCCTGCAACCACCTCTTCCACGACGGCTGCATCGTGCCCTGGCTGGAGCAG CACGACAGCTGCCCCGTCTGCCGAAAGAGCCTCACAGGACAGAACACGGCCACCGACCCCCCGGGCCTGGCGGGCGTGAgcttctcctcctcctcgtcGTCCTCCTCCAGCTCGCCCGGTAACGAGAACCCAGCCAGCAGCTCCTGA
- the RNF126 gene encoding E3 ubiquitin-protein ligase RNF126 isoform X10 codes for MAEASPQPGRYFCHCCSVEIVPRLPDYICPRCESGFIEELPEETRSAENGSAPSTAPTDQSRQPFENVDQPLFTLPQGYGHFAFGIFDDSFEIPTFPPGAQADDGRDPESRREREQHSRHRYGARQPRARLTARRTTGRHEGVPTLEGIIQQLVNGIITPATIPNLGLGPWGVLHSNPMDYAWGANGLDAIITQLLNQFENTGPPPADKEKIQALPTIPVTEEHVGSGLECPVCKDDYGLGERVRQLPCNHLFHDGCIVPWLEQHDSCPVCRKSLTGQNTATDPPGLAGVSFSSSSSSSSSSPGNENPASSS; via the exons GATTACATCTGCCCAAGATGCGAGTCTGGCTTTATCGAGGAGCTTCCAGAAGAGACCAG GAGTGCAGAGAATGGCTCGGCCCCCTCCACAGCCCCCACGGACCAGAGCCGGCAGCCGTTCGAG AACGTGGACCAGCCCCTGTTCACGCTGCCGCAGGGCTACGGGCACTTTGCTTTCGGCATCTTTGATGACAGCTTCGAGATTCCCACCTTCCCCCCCGGGGCACAGGCCGACGACGGCAGGGACCCCGAGAGCCGGCGGGAGAGAGAGCAGCACTCCCGGCACCGGTACGGCGCCCGGCAGCCCCGCGCCCGCCTCACCGCGAGGCGGACCACCGGCCGGCACGAAGGCGTCCCCACGCTGGAAGG GATCATCCAGCAGCTGGTCAACGGCATCATCACCCCGGCCACCATCCCCAACCTGGGCCTGGGCCCCTG GGGCGTCCTGCATTCAAACCCAATGGACTACGCCTGGGGGGCCAACGGCCTGGATGCGATCATCACGCAG CTCCTCAATCAGTTTGAAAACACGGGTCCCCCACCCgcagacaaagagaaaatccagGCCCTCCCCACCATCCCCGTGACCGAGGAGCACGTAG GCTCCGGGCTGGAGTGCCCCGTGTGCAAGGACGACTACGGGTTGGGCGAGCGCGTGCGGCAGCTGCCCTGCAACCACCTCTTCCACGACGGCTGCATCGTGCCCTGGCTGGAGCAG CACGACAGCTGCCCCGTCTGCCGAAAGAGCCTCACAGGACAGAACACGGCCACCGACCCCCCGGGCCTGGCGGGCGTGAgcttctcctcctcctcgtcGTCCTCCTCCAGCTCGCCCGGTAACGAGAACCCAGCCAGCAGCTCCTGA